A stretch of Malassezia japonica chromosome 6, complete sequence DNA encodes these proteins:
- a CDS encoding uncharacterized protein (EggNog:ENOG503Q53W; COG:S) yields MWRPRLPYVAARLVRPVRPLHACTAQAARTPRSGTLRARQALLSQEIAQLEKELQFVEKQEEVARLTADLPPLDDATLEAMYREMIEPPPAEEAPKSLPDATPKALTRLAMRLGVGRGENEAEEAADAASIEAVERDAHENAPVEESTASQPLDTALRAASDERTAQRTLLLERLATWVMENPSEPDDLLPAVPTEEWQALAVDSARDTNLAQTLHTLDLMAQSGLEPSAALYARLLDTYATRGALDACLVLSARMQEVGLVADAPVKHAMVKAYVHSDRLFSALEYLQHWETTEAAPISAYTMLMEHLVKHPMRAVHPIAWSLFYHMRLVAHPVPDAAVYALMIRACAAGVPQPGTRARAPEADAERALDLFREMTTHYAIRPNKEVYDSLILTCARRKEHYTDAIRLVRELLDGEPDRVLAPGARSALWADTYTFNALLQGSARAGDLRTARWVLAEMLRVAFALDGAPEHCRVNEETMSNIFWTYAVYEPPLKEKDIRVVDGEKGKGKGKDNEGGKLDAKGEASDEVETRVETNDQPENQPESQADDPTSLDTRSETSPEASPHPTVFTHDMPQTAKDVLLEVRALMARILADQDPSPDAGLEHPLSSVRTTPRLLNAFLSVLMHHLPREHQLAAVVHAAEDPDGVFQQAHVAPNGHTYALLLEACAAQRHRPHADAVAARVWAQWTELATAHPMSSAHGTDAKTTSKAWALMIRNKAKSYDIDAALELVRSFYALYPPKAPTTAVTSVAPAPPVDLMPVPPPSSALDALASLAPSAGSRQYPSLSPARPTLRFRDLDLLHHRCVALRRADGIRLITHVDRAFRSTRYPS; encoded by the coding sequence ATGTGGCGACCTCGTCTGCcgtacgtcgcggcgcgccttgtgCGGCCGGTGCGTCCCCTGCATGCGtgcacggcgcaggcggcacgtacgccacgcagcggcacgctgcgtgctcgccaggcgctgctgagCCAGGagattgcgcagctcgaaaAAGAGCTGCAGTTTGTGGAGAAGCAGGAGGAAGTCGCGCGTCTCACCGCGGAtctgccgccgctcgacgatgcgacgctcgaggcgatgtACCGCGAGATGATTgagccgccgcccgcggaGGAGGCGCCGAAATCGCTGCCGGACGCGACGCCCAAAGCGCTGACGCGCCTGGCAATGCGGCTGGGTGTGGGCAGGGGCGAAaacgaggccgaggaagCTGCAGACGCGGCCTCGATCGAAGCGGTCGAGCGGGATGCGCATGAAAATGCTCCTGTTGAAGAGTCCACTGCTTCCCAGCCACTCGATACGGCACTTCGGGCCGCTTCTGACGAGCgcactgcgcagcgcacgctcctcctcgagcgcctcgccaccTGGGTGATGGAAAATCCATCCGAGCCCGACGATCTGCTCCCTGCGGTTCCCACCGAAGAGTGGCAGGCACTCGCTGTTGACAGTGCGCGTGATACCAACCTCGCACAGACGCTGCATACCCTCGACCTCATGGCGCAAAGCGGTCTCGAgcccagcgcggcgctgtacgcgcgcctcctcgacacgtacgcgacgcgcggcgcgctcgatgcgtgCCTCGTGCTCAGTGCGCGCATGCAAGAGGTCGGCCTCGtggccgatgcgccggtcAAGCATGCAATGGTCAAGGCGTACGTCCACAGTGACCGTCTCTTTTCCGCACTCGAGTACCTCCAGCACTGGGAAAcgaccgaggccgcgccgatctCGGCCTATACCATGCTCATGGAGCACCTCGTCAAGCACccgatgcgcgccgtgcatcCAATCGCATGGTCGCTCTTTTACCACATGCGCCTCGTTGCACACCCCGTGCCGGACGCGGCCGTGTACGCCCTCATGATCCGGGCGTGTGCCGCTGGTGTGCCGCAGCCCGGTACACGGGCGCGGGCACCAGAAGCCGAcgcggagcgtgcgctcgacctcttTCGCGAGATGACGACGCACTATGCGATCCGGCCGAACAAGGAGGTGTACGATAGCCTGATCCTGACAtgtgcgcggcgcaaggagcaCTATACGGACGCGATCCGGCTCGTGCGTGAGCTCTTGGATGGCGAGCCGGACCGTGTACttgcgcctggcgcgcgctcggcgttgTGGGCGGATACGTACACGTTtaatgcgctgctgcaagGCAGTGCACGGGCCGGCGATTTGCGTACCGCGCGCTGGGTCTTGGCCGAGATGCTGCGTGTCGCCTTTGCGTTGGATGGCGCGCCGGAGCACTGCCGCGTGAATGAAGAAACCATGTCGAACATCTTTTGGACGTATGCGGTGTATGAGCCGCCGCTGAAGGAGAAGGATATTCGTGTGGTGGATGGCGAGAAGGGCAAGGGCAAGGGCAAGGACAACGAGGGTGGAAAACTCGACGCAAAGGGCGAGGCCAGCGACGAGGTAGAGACTCGTGTCGAGACCAACGACCAGCCCGAGAACCAGCCAGAAAGCCAGGCCGACGACCCTACCTCGCTCGACACACGCTCGGAAACGTCTCCGGAAGCATCTCCCCATCCCACCGTATTCACGCACGACATGCCCCAGACTGCCAAGGAtgtcctgctcgaggtacGTGCACTCATGGCACGCATCCTCGCCGACCAGGACCCCTCTCCGGACGCCGGCCTCGAACATCCTCTCTCGTCGGTACGCACGACGCCTCGCCTCCTCAACGCCTTCCTCTCGGTCCTGATGCACCACCTTCCCCGTGAGCACCAGCTCGCAGCggtcgtgcacgccgccgaggaccCCGACGGCGTCTTTCAGCaagcgcacgtcgcgccgaaCGGGCACACCtacgcgctgctcctcgaggcgtgcgccgcgcagcgccaccgcccccacgccgacgccgtcgcggcgcgcgtatGGGCGCAGTGGAccgagctcgcgaccgCCCACCCCATGTCCTCTGCCCACGGCACCGACGCCAAGACGACGTCCAAGGCGTGGGCGCTCATGATCCGCAACAAGGCCAAGTCGTACGACATTGACGCcgccctcgagctcgtgcgcagcttCTATGCCCTCTATCCACCAAAAGCTCCAACAACGGCCgtgacgagcgtcgcgccggcccCTCCGGTCGACCTGATGCCCGTTCCcccgccgtcgagcgcgctcgacgcgctcgcgagccTCGCTCCGAGCGCCGGCAGCCGGCAGTACCCCTCGCTCAGCCccgcgcgcccgacgctgcgcttccGCGACCTGGATCTCTTGCACCaccgctgcgtcgcgctgcgccgcgccgacggcatCCGCCTCATTACCCACGTCGACCGCGCTTttcgctcgacgcgataCCCTTCGTAG
- the GGA2 gene encoding ARF-binding protein (EggNog:ENOG503NV9I; BUSCO:EOG09261KZ6; COG:U), with product MYNYRPRDGPPRPYMGGPGGAHAPEWGTRNLDFDVRLTPVQTFVERCCDSSLDHPNLSVELELADYVNTKRANSAREAVFEVVAKINSRLPHVGLLGLHLLDILVKNCGYPVHLQLGTKEFLNELVRRFPERPPMHPSPVMSKILEMIHEWRQTLCVTSKHKEDLVHIRDMHRLLMYKGYRFPKVDARNAAVLNTEHSLQSPEELEEENRLAQGAKLQELIRRGTPRDLQQAQELMKVMSGAEPESSVQTAQVVKELEKVQARIKLLNDMLDQAKPTEKFVSGDAYDQVASNLRSVQPRLQKWVGQAEEEESEQLAKFLEVNDLINQTLARYDAMVQGDTAKANASKAKVDLISFDEEEEAAPAQPKSSGFALDDLASLSIGPSTPASGQSTPQPPSQPPATSKAAGKQTALDLLGDWDDTPSQPISLGMSSTPAPSSKPAAQPTPAQPTPPASNDPFAGLDLLK from the exons ATGTACAACTAccggccgcgcgacggcccACCGCGGCCCTACATGGGCGGccctggcggcgcgcatgcgcccgAGTGGGGCACGCGCAACCTTGATTTTGATGTGCGCCTGACGCCGGTCCAGACGTTTGTCG AACGTTGCTGTGATTCGAGTCTGGACCACCCCAACCTGTCGGTCGAGCtggagctcgccgactATGTGAACACGAAGCGCGCAAATTC tgcgcgcgaggccgtgtTCGAGGTCGTTGCCAAGATCAATTCGCGGCTGCCGCACGTCGGTCTGCTTGGCCTTCAC CTCCTGGATATCCTCGTCAAAAATTGTGGATATCCCGTGCACCTCCAGCTCGGCACAAAAGAGTTTCTCAacgagctcgtgcgtcgGTTCCCCGAGCGTCCGCCGATGCACCCTAGCCCGGTGATGAGCAAGATCCTCGAGATGATCCACGAATGGCGCCAGACGCTGTGCGTCACGAGCAAGCACAAGGAGGACCTCGTACACATCCGCGACATGCATCGCCTTCTTATGTACAAAGGCTACCGCTTCCCAAAGGTCGATGCACGCAACGCCGCTGTCCTCAACACGGAGCACTCGCTGCAGTCCCCGGAAGAGCTCGAAGAAGAAAaccgccttgcgcagggcGCCAAGCTCCAGGAGCTCATCCGTCGCggtacgccgcgcgacctgcagcaggcgcaagAGCTGATGAAGGTCATgtccggcgccgagcccgagtcGAGCGTCCAGACCGCCCAGGTCGTCAAGGAGCTCGAAAAGGTCCAGGCACGCATCAAGCTCCTCAACGATATGCTCGACCAGGCAAAGCCTACGGAAAAGTTTGTTTCGGGTGATGCCTACGACCAGGTGGCCTCCAACCTGCGCAGCGTTCAGCCGCGCCTCCAAAAGTGGGTCGGCCAGGCAGAGGAGGAAGAGtccgagcagctcgccaagtTCCTCGAGGTAAACGACCTGATCAACCAAACCCTCGCGCGGTACGACGCCATGGTCCAGGGCGATACGGCCAAGGCCAATGCCAGCAAGGCCAAGGTCGACCTGATTTCCTTtgacgaggaggaagaggccgcaccggcgcagCCCAAGTCGTCGGGCTTTGCGCTGGACGACCTCGCATCCCTGTCTATCGGCCCGTCGACGCCAGCGTCGGGGCAGTCGACACCGCAGCCGCCGTCGCAGCCGCCGGCCACGTCCAAGGCCGCCGGAAAGCAGACCGCTCTCGACCTCCTCGGCGACTGGGACGACACGCCTTCGCAGCCGATCTCGCTCGGCATGTCGTCCACCCCTGCGCCGTCCTCTAagcctgccgcgcagcccACGCCCGCACAGCCCACGCCCCCCGCGTCCAACGATCCGTTTGCAGGACTCGACTTGCTCAAGTAG